In Cellvibrio polysaccharolyticus, a genomic segment contains:
- a CDS encoding tryptophan halogenase family protein, translated as MADTTGKPEKILIVGGGTAGWMAANLIVSRWNDVEVCLLESTEIGIIGVGEGSTPHLKFFFDTIGVTESEWMSRCNATYKNGISFAGWSSVTGFESYFHPFPAQVDDYTVPVFFEHTRARLQGKPVNAHPDHYFLETYLTKHNLGPIPAESFPFGVAYGYHFDSHLLGQFLAEKALSRGVKRVFGTLTEVIFNADEELASVRLSDDSFLDADFFVDCSGFKSLLMQGALKVNFKSFKDNLFNNAAVVMPTPISREIPPETRSTALSNGWAWKIPLTNRYGNGYVYSNEYITPEQAETELRQHLNVGDSDVAVRHLQMKVGRAEKHWEKNCVAVGLSQGFIEPLEATALALSCETVMRFMKHYENGSYTNKFSDNFNQEINAKFEGVRDYIVCHYKVNQRKDTDYWRDNAANTHLSENLEKILHFWRHSEDFSRDMHLNNLVGSYQPKSWACLLAGYGVFPSIEAHVRYQSPYDLVEVADFIRRCGLNFKTHNELLS; from the coding sequence ATGGCAGATACAACCGGAAAACCTGAAAAAATACTTATTGTGGGTGGGGGTACAGCGGGCTGGATGGCGGCCAACCTGATTGTATCCCGCTGGAATGATGTTGAAGTCTGCCTATTGGAATCTACCGAAATCGGCATTATTGGCGTAGGCGAGGGTAGTACTCCGCATCTGAAATTCTTTTTTGACACCATTGGTGTTACTGAATCTGAATGGATGTCCCGCTGCAATGCTACCTACAAGAATGGAATTTCTTTTGCAGGCTGGTCATCTGTTACGGGGTTTGAGAGTTATTTTCATCCTTTTCCTGCACAAGTTGACGACTATACCGTCCCTGTCTTTTTTGAACATACCAGAGCCCGTCTTCAAGGCAAGCCTGTGAATGCTCATCCGGATCATTATTTTCTCGAAACCTATCTGACGAAACATAATCTTGGCCCTATACCGGCTGAATCTTTTCCGTTTGGTGTGGCTTATGGCTATCATTTCGACTCTCACCTGCTCGGACAATTTCTTGCTGAAAAGGCATTGAGCCGAGGAGTAAAACGGGTTTTTGGTACCTTGACCGAGGTTATATTTAACGCGGATGAAGAATTGGCATCGGTAAGATTGAGTGACGATAGTTTTCTGGATGCAGATTTTTTTGTTGATTGCTCAGGTTTCAAATCCCTGTTAATGCAAGGTGCCTTGAAGGTTAATTTCAAAAGCTTTAAAGATAACTTGTTTAATAATGCGGCGGTGGTAATGCCGACTCCTATCTCCCGTGAGATTCCCCCGGAAACCCGCTCAACTGCGCTGTCGAATGGCTGGGCCTGGAAAATTCCGTTAACCAATCGCTATGGCAATGGTTATGTTTACAGCAATGAATATATAACACCTGAGCAGGCAGAAACCGAACTGAGGCAACACCTCAATGTGGGTGATAGCGATGTGGCTGTGAGACATCTGCAAATGAAAGTGGGACGTGCTGAAAAACACTGGGAAAAAAACTGCGTGGCTGTAGGCCTGTCGCAAGGCTTTATCGAGCCTCTGGAGGCAACGGCGTTAGCGCTCTCCTGCGAAACGGTTATGCGCTTTATGAAACATTACGAGAACGGATCATACACGAATAAATTTTCAGATAACTTCAACCAGGAGATCAACGCCAAGTTTGAAGGTGTCCGCGATTATATTGTTTGCCATTATAAGGTTAATCAAAGAAAGGACACCGACTATTGGCGTGACAATGCGGCCAATACCCATCTGTCAGAAAATCTTGAAAAAATATTACATTTCTGGCGTCACAGCGAAGATTTCTCAAGAGATATGCATCTCAATAATCTGGTAGGCAGCTATCAACCCAAATCCTGGGCCTGTTTGCTGGCAGGTTACGGTGTTTTCCCGTCAATTGAAGCTCATGTCCGATATCA
- a CDS encoding tryptophan halogenase family protein: MKIKRIAIVGGGNAGWLSANHLGLELFRDPDIEITVIESKDIPVIGVGEGTIPIIRNSLQSFGISEVDMLINCDATFKAGIKFSNWKDAKKYGKNNFYYHTFDAPYPGGYDLTYYWLGNRSVAGFSQLSDSYHIAEKNRCPKHPNSPPYKGLINYAYHFDAAKFSTLLSDNAKKRFRIRHIYETVKQVLLHEDGSIKGFQYDSGGYEAFDFYIDCSGFSSLLMGETLKVPFIDKSDVVLTDTALAMQVASEPDEGIFPYTKAVAHGAGWIWDIPLTTRRGTGLVYSSRHMTDDEALAKFSQYHGKKLESTQVRKIPMKAGFRENFWEKNCVTLGLAQGFIEPLEATSLFITDFCAGMLARKFPVNTEDMPLYAKHSNEVATAIWERIFDFIQLHYCISDRRDTRFWRDVTEKVERSDLLKERLEMFRYSIPQRTDFGSSFDLFHAESYLWVLYGMDYPTRAPVVSDEVGQRARQKIVEHIGRSEQQADSLMSQREWLTAFKKFAAQNKVR; this comes from the coding sequence ATGAAAATAAAGCGCATCGCAATTGTCGGTGGTGGTAATGCCGGTTGGTTGAGTGCAAATCATCTGGGTCTTGAGTTATTTCGTGATCCGGACATTGAGATTACGGTTATTGAGTCAAAAGACATACCGGTAATTGGCGTAGGGGAGGGCACCATTCCCATTATTCGCAATAGTTTGCAAAGTTTCGGTATTAGCGAAGTGGATATGCTTATCAATTGCGATGCAACCTTCAAAGCCGGTATTAAATTTTCTAACTGGAAAGATGCAAAAAAATACGGGAAGAATAATTTTTACTACCACACTTTTGATGCTCCCTATCCTGGCGGTTATGATCTTACTTACTATTGGTTGGGAAACCGGTCCGTGGCGGGGTTTTCACAGCTTTCTGATAGCTATCATATTGCTGAAAAAAACCGTTGTCCCAAACATCCCAATTCACCGCCCTATAAGGGTTTAATCAATTACGCATACCACTTTGATGCCGCGAAATTTTCCACGCTTCTCTCGGATAATGCCAAAAAACGCTTTCGTATCAGGCATATTTATGAAACGGTCAAGCAAGTGCTGCTCCACGAAGATGGCAGCATCAAGGGTTTTCAATACGACTCGGGCGGTTATGAGGCGTTTGATTTCTACATTGATTGCAGTGGCTTTTCTTCACTGCTTATGGGGGAAACCTTAAAGGTTCCATTTATTGACAAAAGTGATGTTGTTCTTACTGATACTGCTCTTGCTATGCAAGTGGCCTCCGAGCCGGATGAGGGCATTTTTCCTTACACCAAAGCAGTAGCACATGGTGCTGGCTGGATCTGGGATATTCCTTTGACGACCCGTCGTGGTACCGGGTTGGTGTACTCTTCCAGGCACATGACTGATGACGAAGCATTAGCGAAGTTCTCCCAATATCACGGTAAAAAGCTTGAGAGTACCCAGGTTCGAAAAATCCCGATGAAAGCAGGCTTCAGAGAGAATTTCTGGGAAAAAAACTGCGTGACCCTGGGGCTTGCGCAAGGTTTTATAGAACCGCTGGAAGCTACCTCACTATTTATCACGGACTTTTGTGCCGGCATGCTGGCCAGAAAATTTCCGGTTAACACAGAAGATATGCCTCTTTATGCCAAACACAGTAATGAAGTTGCCACGGCCATTTGGGAAAGAATTTTCGATTTTATCCAATTGCATTACTGCATTTCAGACAGGAGAGACACCCGGTTTTGGCGAGATGTAACTGAGAAGGTAGAGCGGTCTGATCTTTTGAAAGAGCGTCTGGAAATGTTCCGCTACTCTATTCCTCAGCGCACCGATTTCGGCAGCAGTTTTGATCTGTTTCATGCGGAGAGTTACTTGTGGGTGCTGTATGGCATGGACTACCCGACTCGTGCGCCGGTGGTGAGTGATGAAGTGGGGCAGCGCGCCAGGCAAAAAATCGTCGAGCACATAGGTAGGTCAGAGCAGCAGGCCGACTCATTAATGTCGCAACGCGAATGGTTGACGGCATTTAAAAAATTCGCTGCTCAAAATAAAGTTCGCTGA
- a CDS encoding cupin-like domain-containing protein, whose amino-acid sequence MTTYKQIPEYKNLAAAQFFDDIVPLQKPVVIRDFAEQWPLVHAAKETPQAFVAYLKRFYTGKKASILLGHPDIKGRFFYNEDMTGVNYIKGDERLDLYLDRLLDLMKKEIYPAASIQNILPSSILPGLAGHNKSDFFPDVEPRLWLGNQTTVSAHYDGSDNLACVVAGRRRFVLFAPDQVANLYPGSLNLTPAGAPVSLVNLHDPDFERYPRYKTALENAWSAELYPGDAIFIPLLWWHHVDSLEKINGLMNYWWSGSAAKEVMQPTPLDSLNMAMLAMRTLTPVQRNAWRAMFDHYLFKQGVDPASYIPEHCQYAIGKITPEAERTLKNHIIERLKQ is encoded by the coding sequence ATGACCACTTATAAACAGATTCCCGAATACAAAAATCTGGCTGCAGCTCAGTTTTTTGACGATATTGTGCCGCTGCAAAAGCCGGTTGTAATAAGAGACTTTGCAGAACAGTGGCCGTTAGTGCACGCCGCAAAAGAAACGCCACAGGCATTTGTTGCTTATTTAAAGCGTTTTTATACCGGAAAAAAAGCCAGTATCCTGTTAGGACATCCCGATATCAAAGGGCGTTTTTTTTACAATGAAGATATGACAGGGGTCAACTATATTAAAGGCGATGAGCGGCTGGATTTGTATCTGGATCGCTTGCTGGATTTAATGAAAAAGGAAATTTACCCCGCCGCGTCAATACAAAATATTTTGCCGAGCAGCATATTGCCCGGCTTGGCTGGTCACAATAAATCTGATTTTTTTCCGGATGTTGAGCCACGCTTATGGTTGGGAAACCAGACAACGGTGAGTGCCCATTATGACGGTTCCGATAACCTTGCCTGTGTGGTGGCGGGGCGCCGGCGGTTTGTTCTTTTTGCTCCAGACCAGGTGGCCAATTTATATCCCGGCTCGCTGAATTTAACACCGGCGGGCGCTCCCGTCAGTCTGGTCAATCTTCACGATCCCGATTTTGAGCGTTACCCGCGTTATAAAACTGCGCTTGAGAATGCCTGGTCAGCAGAACTGTATCCTGGTGATGCGATTTTCATTCCTCTCTTGTGGTGGCATCACGTGGACTCCCTTGAAAAAATCAATGGTTTGATGAACTACTGGTGGAGTGGTTCTGCCGCAAAAGAAGTTATGCAGCCGACACCGCTAGACAGTTTGAATATGGCGATGCTGGCGATGCGGACGTTAACGCCAGTGCAACGAAATGCCTGGCGGGCTATGTTTGACCATTACCTCTTCAAACAGGGAGTAGATCCGGCTTCCTACATCCCCGAGCATTGCCAATATGCTATTGGAAAAATAACACCGGAGGCCGAGCGGACGCTTAAAAACCACATTATAGAAAGGCTCAAGCAGTAA
- a CDS encoding TonB-dependent receptor: MAISLNKKILSLSIGAAMAGVLPMAAIAQEGSAVEEIVVMGMRSSIETAQDLKRNADTVKDVITASDIGALPDKSVTEALQRVPGVTIERFASSSDPKHYADEGTGVLVRGLDRVRSEINGRDAFSANPWGGLSYEDFPAELLGAVEVVKNQTADNISGGIAGTVNLITRKPFDSNERVVAFSAKANYGDFREEVTPSFSALFADNWETSAGRFGFLLAGSRSEYKTRGDGIGLGNFHSRGVDNTPAASYDEWGTLVGPGKVEGMYDGPCVPNAQAWGGGCGTTANVITAEDAHVPLYEGTPLTGQEEGVTWYTPAAIHMSTAENDRERTGFTTSLQWANNDETVIATLEHINSKASLEYVERQVGQAAQGFVSHLRSSHDWIDGAGGNYPRTFDKNGFLTSGVALGTNVEVPMNYRTRWNYNENTVEDTSFNLVLKPTDRLTLELDYQHIDSEQVVHNYSMAGQTRGGHVANVSPYFLDLRGSRPTIEYLSNNISTPGWAPDADGNPIATEPNLFLASGMEQEEFNTAKADSFKFDVAYEMDGAWTGVRAGVYYSDKDLAVRNTNYEGWSAIGTPWIDDDRMAAAAVNQPHLFERVNFSDFYNGKVLKGNVDSFLFPKMELVKNYADSLRQGCKDGWHNATSSAANNGICTGTYVPYTDKPNRVEGPYAAHNISSSNEKRTEFYVRGDFEFDELRVPMKGNVGLRYVNYELESTGALVQPLADTRGIEGSSRNEVMQRDHKALYDLATGESSLSTVKGTDYDTVLPSLNLSFGVADDVVVRFGVSKGLYYPSLMDTRNITVMSLDYDVRLQDPSLPQSDATNPVIALDNMNLTALASNPYLEPEESVNFDLSTEWYFAPAGSVTVGLFQKKLDNIIRNRQFDLDVAYNGMTYDVSAYGPANTGSGTIRGVEFSYSQFYDFLPGAWSGLGLQFNYTYIDQKGLEDPNDVAGGSLGFKEDGSRVNDSRHAFRVFSGLPLQGYSDQNMNIVGMYEYSDISFRIAYTWRSEYLLTLRESEEYVPAFAKAQGMVDASLYYTINDNWKIGVEGSNLLNDETKTRYQMNQAGVKTDALSFTTDRRYALSVRANF; the protein is encoded by the coding sequence ATGGCTATTTCACTGAATAAAAAAATACTCAGCCTGTCGATAGGTGCAGCAATGGCAGGTGTATTGCCCATGGCCGCAATTGCGCAGGAAGGTAGTGCGGTCGAAGAGATCGTGGTGATGGGAATGCGTAGCAGCATTGAAACCGCCCAGGATCTGAAACGTAATGCTGACACGGTAAAAGATGTGATCACCGCCTCCGACATCGGTGCCTTGCCCGATAAGAGCGTGACCGAAGCCCTGCAACGTGTGCCGGGCGTCACCATTGAACGTTTCGCCTCTTCCAGTGATCCTAAACACTATGCCGATGAAGGTACCGGTGTGCTGGTGCGTGGTCTGGACCGTGTTCGTTCGGAAATTAATGGCCGTGATGCCTTCAGTGCAAACCCCTGGGGTGGCCTTAGCTACGAAGATTTTCCGGCTGAATTGCTGGGTGCCGTTGAGGTTGTTAAAAACCAGACGGCAGATAATATTTCCGGTGGTATCGCCGGTACGGTTAACCTGATTACCCGCAAGCCATTCGATTCCAACGAGCGCGTTGTTGCCTTCAGTGCAAAAGCTAACTACGGCGATTTCCGCGAAGAGGTTACACCTTCTTTTTCCGCACTGTTTGCAGACAACTGGGAAACCAGTGCCGGTCGGTTTGGCTTCCTGCTGGCAGGCTCCCGTTCGGAATACAAAACCCGTGGTGACGGTATCGGCCTGGGCAACTTCCACTCACGTGGTGTAGACAACACCCCGGCTGCCAGTTACGACGAATGGGGAACGCTGGTAGGCCCGGGTAAAGTAGAAGGCATGTATGACGGCCCTTGCGTACCCAATGCACAGGCCTGGGGCGGTGGTTGCGGTACAACCGCTAATGTTATTACGGCCGAAGATGCGCACGTACCTTTATATGAAGGCACACCCCTGACCGGTCAGGAAGAAGGCGTCACCTGGTATACCCCAGCTGCTATTCATATGAGTACGGCGGAAAACGATCGCGAGCGTACCGGCTTCACCACCTCCTTACAATGGGCCAATAACGATGAAACCGTTATTGCTACTTTGGAGCACATCAATTCCAAAGCGTCACTGGAATATGTTGAGCGCCAGGTAGGCCAGGCAGCACAGGGCTTCGTAAGTCATCTGCGCAGCTCGCACGACTGGATTGACGGTGCAGGCGGTAATTATCCGCGCACTTTTGATAAAAATGGATTCTTAACATCCGGTGTTGCGTTGGGTACCAACGTAGAAGTGCCGATGAACTATCGCACCCGCTGGAACTACAACGAAAACACCGTTGAAGATACCTCATTCAACCTGGTGTTGAAGCCCACGGATCGGTTAACGCTGGAGCTGGATTATCAGCACATCGACTCCGAGCAAGTGGTACACAACTACAGCATGGCGGGCCAAACACGCGGCGGCCATGTGGCCAATGTGTCACCTTACTTCCTTGACTTGCGTGGCTCCCGCCCGACCATTGAATACCTGAGCAATAACATTTCGACACCGGGTTGGGCTCCGGATGCCGATGGTAATCCCATCGCGACTGAACCCAATCTCTTCCTGGCCTCAGGTATGGAGCAGGAAGAATTCAATACCGCCAAAGCGGACAGCTTCAAATTTGACGTTGCCTACGAAATGGACGGTGCATGGACCGGCGTAAGAGCAGGTGTTTACTATTCGGATAAAGACCTTGCTGTGCGTAACACCAACTACGAAGGTTGGTCTGCGATAGGTACGCCCTGGATTGATGATGACCGCATGGCTGCTGCCGCGGTAAATCAGCCTCACTTGTTCGAGCGTGTGAACTTCTCTGATTTTTATAACGGCAAAGTGCTGAAAGGCAATGTAGACAGCTTCCTGTTCCCGAAAATGGAACTGGTAAAAAATTATGCCGACTCCCTTCGTCAGGGTTGTAAAGATGGCTGGCATAACGCGACCAGCAGTGCAGCTAATAACGGTATTTGTACTGGCACCTATGTGCCTTACACCGATAAGCCTAACCGTGTAGAAGGGCCATACGCTGCGCATAACATCAGTTCATCCAATGAAAAACGTACCGAGTTTTATGTTCGTGGTGATTTTGAGTTTGATGAATTGAGAGTGCCGATGAAGGGTAACGTGGGTCTGCGTTATGTGAATTATGAATTGGAATCCACCGGGGCATTGGTGCAACCTTTGGCAGATACTCGTGGTATTGAAGGCAGCTCGCGCAATGAAGTCATGCAGCGCGATCACAAAGCGCTTTATGATCTTGCTACCGGTGAGTCTTCGTTGAGTACTGTAAAAGGTACAGATTACGATACGGTATTGCCAAGCTTGAACCTCAGCTTTGGTGTGGCTGATGATGTTGTAGTGCGCTTTGGTGTATCCAAAGGCTTGTACTACCCGAGCTTGATGGATACTCGTAACATCACGGTGATGAGCCTGGATTACGATGTCAGATTACAAGACCCGAGCTTGCCGCAAAGTGATGCGACCAACCCGGTTATTGCGCTCGATAACATGAATTTGACAGCCTTGGCCAGCAACCCTTATCTGGAACCGGAAGAGTCAGTAAACTTTGACTTGAGTACAGAGTGGTACTTTGCACCGGCAGGTTCTGTCACCGTGGGTCTGTTCCAGAAAAAGCTGGATAACATCATCCGCAACAGACAATTCGATCTGGACGTTGCTTACAACGGTATGACTTACGATGTATCAGCCTACGGTCCGGCAAATACCGGTTCAGGTACGATCCGCGGCGTAGAGTTCTCCTACTCGCAGTTCTACGACTTCCTGCCCGGGGCATGGAGTGGTCTGGGTTTGCAATTTAACTACACCTACATTGACCAGAAAGGTTTGGAAGATCCTAACGATGTAGCAGGAGGTTCGCTCGGCTTCAAGGAAGACGGATCGCGTGTTAATGACAGTCGTCACGCCTTCCGTGTGTTCAGTGGCTTGCCATTGCAAGGTTACTCGGACCAGAACATGAATATTGTGGGCATGTACGAATACAGCGATATTTCATTCCGCATTGCGTACACCTGGCGCTCCGAGTATTTGCTGACGTTGCGTGAATCCGAGGAATATGTTCCCGCTTTTGCCAAAGCTCAAGGTATGGTGGATGCCAGCTTGTATTACACCATCAACGACAATTGGAAAATTGGTGTTGAAGGTAGCAACCTGTTGAATGATGAAACCAAAACCCGTTATCAAATGAACCAGGCCGGTGTTAAAACGGATGCATTGAGTTTTACCACTGACCGTCGTTATGCTCTGAGTGTTCGTGCCAACTTCTAA
- a CDS encoding MFS transporter — protein sequence MSNSQKLSVTEKVGYSLGDLAANLIFQTLLTFLAFFYTDVYGIPPAQASTIIFAGGMIGAFFNPVMGIIADRTNTRWGKFRPWILWTAIPFGAVALLAFSTPDFSENGKVIYAFTTYVLLVIIYSANNLPYSALSGVLTGSMADRNSLSSYRFVAVMVAQFIIQVLLLPLVLIMGDGDKAAGFHSVMFFFSITGIVFFLITFMTTRERVITPAENRSGILEDLTDLVKNRPWLIMLIATILVFITLALKGGMYIYYFSNYLSEAHLAAFLSNIGFNGFMAGLNSALTSIGLTEFAWPEDAATSAFSLFNAVGIIMMIIGIGFSKRFADRFGKRNVFAIALFLSTLFIFVFVFFPPEAIALAFLAQLLHGFFYGITTPLLWAMIADVADYSEWKNGRRATAIIFSAMIFGLKTGLSVGGALVAAILATYGYNPQLDVQNPETINGIKLAVSVYASLPFLIAAGCLFFYQINKQTELQIEAELAARRNI from the coding sequence ATGTCCAACTCACAAAAATTATCAGTCACGGAAAAAGTTGGTTACAGCCTCGGCGATCTGGCCGCTAACCTGATCTTTCAAACCCTGCTTACTTTTCTGGCATTTTTTTACACCGATGTTTACGGCATTCCGCCGGCGCAGGCATCCACCATTATTTTTGCCGGCGGCATGATAGGGGCATTTTTCAACCCGGTAATGGGCATTATTGCCGACCGCACCAACACCCGTTGGGGCAAGTTTCGGCCCTGGATTTTATGGACCGCCATTCCCTTTGGCGCGGTCGCCTTGCTGGCCTTCAGCACACCGGACTTCAGTGAAAACGGTAAAGTTATTTACGCCTTCACGACTTATGTGTTGCTGGTAATTATTTATTCTGCCAACAACCTGCCCTACTCTGCATTAAGCGGCGTACTGACCGGCAGCATGGCAGATCGCAACAGCTTGTCGTCCTACCGTTTTGTGGCGGTAATGGTGGCGCAATTTATTATTCAGGTACTCTTGCTGCCGCTGGTACTGATTATGGGCGATGGCGATAAAGCCGCCGGTTTCCATAGCGTGATGTTTTTCTTTTCCATCACCGGTATTGTTTTCTTCCTGATTACTTTTATGACCACCCGCGAACGGGTAATCACCCCGGCAGAAAATCGCTCCGGCATTCTGGAAGACCTCACCGACCTGGTTAAAAACCGCCCCTGGCTGATTATGCTGATTGCCACCATTCTGGTATTTATCACGCTGGCCTTGAAAGGCGGCATGTATATTTATTATTTCAGCAATTATTTAAGCGAAGCTCACTTGGCGGCGTTTTTGAGCAACATTGGTTTCAACGGCTTTATGGCCGGTTTGAATAGCGCGCTCACCAGCATTGGCCTGACTGAATTTGCCTGGCCGGAAGATGCCGCCACCTCGGCATTCAGTTTGTTTAATGCCGTTGGCATTATCATGATGATTATCGGTATCGGCTTTTCCAAGCGATTTGCCGATCGCTTTGGCAAACGCAATGTATTTGCCATTGCCTTGTTCTTATCAACTTTGTTTATTTTTGTGTTTGTATTTTTCCCGCCAGAGGCCATCGCGCTGGCATTTTTGGCGCAGCTGCTGCACGGCTTCTTCTACGGTATTACCACACCGTTACTGTGGGCAATGATCGCCGACGTGGCCGATTATTCGGAATGGAAAAATGGTCGCCGTGCTACTGCGATTATTTTCTCGGCGATGATTTTCGGTTTGAAAACCGGCTTGAGCGTGGGCGGTGCGCTGGTGGCAGCTATTCTCGCCACCTACGGTTATAACCCGCAACTGGACGTACAAAACCCGGAAACCATTAACGGTATCAAACTGGCGGTCAGTGTTTATGCGTCGCTGCCGTTCCTGATTGCCGCAGGCTGCCTGTTCTTCTACCAAATTAACAAGCAAACCGAGCTGCAAATTGAAGCCGAACTTGCTGCTCGCAGAAACATTTGA